Proteins co-encoded in one Leucobacter exalbidus genomic window:
- a CDS encoding uracil-xanthine permease family protein produces the protein MTLPWTPHGDGRTVAPDAIVLPEERLSWGRTIGFGAQHVVAMFGATFLVPLITGFPPTATLFFSGLGTLLFLVLTGNRLPSYLGSSFAFLAPIAVATAGFEYGEPGGLARASFGILAMGVLMAIVGIVVQRFGTGWINAMMPPVVMGAIVALIGLNLAPAVKNNWLGDPANNPDVNQGLHSTAALITIGSVLLITVLFRGILGRLSIVLGMVVGYISAALMGIVNFDAVGEAAWVGLPDFHLPANPFADPSLWGILPAFLPVVLVLIAENVGHVKSVGLMINRDLDPVTGRALLADGAATILAGFGGGSATTTYGENIGVMAATRVYSTAAYWVAGILAMLLGFSPKVGALIFSVPAGVLGGVTVALYGLIALIGVKIWLDNKVDFSKPINQFAAAIPLIVGIADFSLQIGNVVFNGIALGSMSAIAVYHVMKGLQKLRGGAEVEVADPVVTAQTNIR, from the coding sequence ATGACGTTGCCGTGGACCCCGCATGGAGATGGCCGCACTGTCGCGCCTGACGCGATCGTACTGCCAGAGGAACGGCTGAGTTGGGGCCGCACCATCGGGTTCGGCGCGCAGCACGTGGTGGCGATGTTTGGTGCGACCTTCCTCGTGCCGCTCATCACCGGGTTTCCGCCCACCGCCACGCTCTTCTTCTCGGGCTTGGGCACGCTGCTGTTCTTGGTGCTGACGGGCAACCGCCTGCCCAGCTACCTGGGCTCATCGTTCGCGTTCCTCGCGCCGATCGCCGTGGCGACCGCCGGCTTCGAATACGGTGAACCCGGCGGCCTCGCCCGCGCCTCCTTCGGCATCCTCGCCATGGGTGTGCTGATGGCGATCGTCGGTATCGTGGTGCAGCGGTTTGGTACCGGCTGGATCAACGCCATGATGCCGCCCGTGGTGATGGGTGCCATCGTCGCGCTGATCGGCCTGAACCTGGCCCCCGCGGTGAAGAACAACTGGCTCGGTGACCCGGCCAACAACCCCGACGTGAACCAGGGGCTGCACTCAACGGCGGCGCTCATCACGATCGGCTCGGTGCTGCTCATCACGGTGCTGTTCCGCGGTATCTTGGGCCGCCTCTCAATCGTGCTCGGCATGGTCGTGGGCTACATCTCGGCGGCGCTCATGGGTATCGTCAACTTTGACGCGGTCGGCGAAGCGGCCTGGGTGGGCCTGCCCGATTTCCACCTGCCCGCTAACCCGTTTGCAGACCCCTCGCTGTGGGGCATTCTGCCAGCGTTCTTGCCCGTCGTGCTCGTGCTGATCGCCGAGAACGTCGGCCACGTGAAGAGCGTCGGCCTGATGATCAACCGCGACCTCGACCCTGTCACGGGCCGCGCCCTGCTCGCCGACGGCGCAGCCACGATTCTGGCCGGCTTCGGCGGCGGCTCGGCCACCACCACGTACGGCGAGAACATCGGCGTGATGGCCGCTACCCGTGTCTACTCGACCGCGGCCTACTGGGTCGCGGGTATCCTCGCGATGCTGCTCGGCTTCTCGCCCAAGGTGGGCGCGTTGATCTTCTCGGTGCCCGCCGGCGTGCTTGGCGGCGTGACTGTCGCACTCTACGGCCTGATCGCCCTCATCGGTGTGAAGATCTGGCTCGATAACAAGGTCGATTTCTCGAAGCCGATCAACCAGTTCGCGGCCGCCATTCCGCTGATCGTGGGCATCGCCGATTTCAGCCTGCAGATCGGCAACGTGGTCTTCAACGGCATCGCGCTCGGCTCGATGTCTGCGATCGCCGTCTACCACGTAATGAAGGGCCTGCAGAAGCTGCGTGGCGGCGCCGAGGTTGAAGTTGCCGACCCCGTAGTGACGGCACAGACCAACATTCGGTAA